The following nucleotide sequence is from Agromyces sp. SYSU T00194.
GAGACGAGGCCGAGCGTCGCGAGTTCGAGCGTCGGTGGGAGCCGGGCGAGGAACTCCTCCAGCACGGGTGCACCGGTGGAGATCGAGGTGCCGAGGCTCCCGGTGGCGAGCTCGGCGAGGTACGCACCGAGCTGTGCGATGAGCGGACCGTCGAGGCCGAGCTCGGCCTGCATCGCGTCGTACGCCTCCTGCGTGTAGTTCGGGCCCAGCACGTGCAGCACGGGGTCGCCTGGGATGGATCGCACGAGCAGGAAGCTCACGATCGCGAACGCCAGCAGGCTGACCGGCAGCAGGAGCACGCGCGTCAGCCACCACGCGTTGCGTCGCCAGAACCTCGTCACGATGCCACCTTCCGGTTCTCGGTCGCCGCGCCGCCGTCGCCGAGCCCGCGGTAGGCGTCGAGCAGCGACCGGGTGTATTCGTGGGTCGGGCGTGCGATCACGTCGGCCGACGGGCCGCGCTCCACGACGCGCCCGTGGTACATGACGACGAGCTCGTCCGCGACGAACGCGGTCGCGGGCAGCCCGTGCGATACGAAGACCAGGCCGGCCTCGTGCTTCGCGCAATAGTCCTTGAGCAGGTTCAGGATGCTGCCCTGTACGGAGACGTCGAGCGCCGAGACGACCTCGTCGCAGACGAGGAGCTTCGGCTGCACGATGAGCGCCCGGGCCAGGGCGAAGCGCTGCCGCTGGCCGCCCGAGACCTGGTGCGGGCGGCGGCGGGCGAGCGCCGGGTCGAGGCCCAGCTCCCCGAGCAGCGCGTCCGCGTCGGCGACCGCGTCCTTCGTGCGCTTCCGGTGCAGCTTCTGGGTCGGGTAGATGATCGAGTCGAGCAGCGAGTGCCGCGGGTCGAAGGTCGACGTCGTGTCCTGCCCGACGAACTGCACCGCGCGGCGGAAGACTCGACTGACATGCCGGTAGGGCAGCATCCGGGCCAGGGACCGGCCGTTGAAGTCGATCGTGCCGCTCGTGGGGGTGTCGAGGCCCACCAGCATCCGTGCCGTGGTCGACTTGCCCGAGCCCGATTCGCCGACGATGCCCATCGACGTGCGCGGGGAGAACTCGAGCGAGACGTCGTCGACGGCGAGGTGGCCGGTCGAGGCGCTGCCGAAGCGGCGGCTGACGCCCTTCATGCGGAGGTCGAGGCGGGTGGGGTCGAGCCAGGATCGATCGCTCATGCGGCACGCTCCGTGCTGGGGTCGAAGTAGTCGGTGAGGGTCGGCAGTCGGGGCGAGTCGACGCTGTCGAGGGTCGGCACGCACCGCAGCAGGCCTTTGGTGTACGGATGCTGCGCTTCGCGGTCCGCGGCGTCGGAGTCGACGTTGTCGACCATGCGGCCGTGGTACATCACGAGCATCCGCTCGGTGAATTCGCGACAGAGCTGGATGTCGTGGGAGACCAGGAGCAGGCTCGCGCCGCGCTCCTCGGTCAGTTCGAGCAGGAGGTCCATGGTGGAGCGGGCGAGCGACGCGTCGAGCGCGCTCGTCGGTTCGTCGGCGATGATCAGGCGCGGGTCGCCGCAGAGCGCGAGCGCCATCATCACGCGCTGTCGCATGCCACCCGAGAGCTCGTACGGGCGGGCCGCGAGCACGCGGTCGGTGTCGTCGAGGCGCACCTTGCGCAGCCACTCGGCGGCGCGGGCGTCGAGCGCCTTCCGGCTCGCCTTCTCGTTGCCGCGGAGCACGGCGCGGAGCTGGCTGCCGATGGTCCACGTCGGGTCGAGCGAGGTCATCGCGTCCTGGAACACCATCGCGATGCCCGGGATGCGCTTCGGGAGGGGGGACGGGCCCGAGGGGCGCGCGGAGAGCGCGCGCCCCTCGAACTCGAATCGACCGGACTGCACGTCGACCGTCGACGTCGTGAGGAACCCGCCGATCGCGAGTGCCAGCGTCGTCTTGCCCGAGCCGGACTCGCCGACCAGGGCGACCCGCGAGCCCTGCTCGAGGGTGAACGAGACGTCGTCGAGCGCGGCCGGGCCGGTGGGCCCGCCGTAGCGCACGGTCAGTCCGTCCACCACGAGCTGCGCGCCGGGGGTCGAGTCATGCAGTTCGGTCATGTCGATCAGTCCTCTCAGGGAGCGACGGTCAGCACCGAGTAGTCGATGCAGTTGTCGGTGCGGTTCGCCCAGCCCTCGAGGTCGGACGACAGCGCCACGATCGGCTTGATCTTCGCGACGAAGATGTTCGCGACGTCCTGGGCGAGCCAGATGTCCTGGGCGGCGTTCCAGTACTCCGCGGCCTCGGGGCTCAGCGCGTCGCCGGCCTCGATGCCCTGGTTGACCGTGTCGAGGAACTCCTGGCTCTCGTACTGGCCGAGGTTGCCCGACGAACCCGGCGTCGTGTACAGCAGCAGCTCGTACGGCGGCGCCAGGCTGATCGCACTGTCGGTCTTGAGGTGCGCCTGGAACGTGCCGGTCTGGTAGCCCTCGGCGAACTGTGCGGGGTTCAGCTTCTCGATCTCGATGTCGAAGCCGGCCTCGGCGGCGAAGGACGCCATCTGCGTGGCGGCATCCTCCATGGCGGGGTTGTCGCTCGCGATCGAGAGCGTGAAGCTCACGCCGTCGGCGTAGCCCGCGTCGGCGAGGATCTCGGCTGCGAGCTCGGGGTCGTACGTCCAGTCCGGCTCGCCCGAGCCGCCCTCGCCACCCGACTGCAGGAACGTGTTCTGCTTGGTCGCACGGCCCTGGTAGGTCTGCTCCACGATCTCGTCGTACGGGATGGCGTACGCCATGGCGCGACGCACCTCGACGTCGTCGAACGGCGCCTTGTTCTGCACGGGCGAGAACACCATGAAGTTGTTCGACTCCGCGTCGGGCACGATGATGGACGACTCCGACTCGAGGCTCGCCTGGTCGGTCGCACGCATCGCGAGCGCCACGTCGGCGTCACCGCGACGGAGGGTCGTGGCGCGCACGCCGGGGT
It contains:
- a CDS encoding ABC transporter substrate-binding protein is translated as MTTNRPKARVRLRRRLLLATTAALTAGSLVACATTGAEDASSDGTTITVLTPDQASQLSFDAGFVGTTDNFEVLENINATLIRKPYVEGDQAGTLEQNLYEFEGLLAESYEVSDDGLVYTFHLREGVMSEHGNELTADDVLWSYQRKFGSPTSVTPYVVAPAITDPDRQIAVVDDYTVTFTVDREGDGFTLLAVLADVTGHIYDSDYLKEHATDDDPWATEWSTGRSDFGYGAYRVESVTEGSEMVLVANPDYALGEPEVTRIVRRVVADPGVRATTLRRGDADVALAMRATDQASLESESSIIVPDAESNNFMVFSPVQNKAPFDDVEVRRAMAYAIPYDEIVEQTYQGRATKQNTFLQSGGEGGSGEPDWTYDPELAAEILADAGYADGVSFTLSIASDNPAMEDAATQMASFAAEAGFDIEIEKLNPAQFAEGYQTGTFQAHLKTDSAISLAPPYELLLYTTPGSSGNLGQYESQEFLDTVNQGIEAGDALSPEAAEYWNAAQDIWLAQDVANIFVAKIKPIVALSSDLEGWANRTDNCIDYSVLTVAP
- a CDS encoding ABC transporter ATP-binding protein — its product is MSDRSWLDPTRLDLRMKGVSRRFGSASTGHLAVDDVSLEFSPRTSMGIVGESGSGKSTTARMLVGLDTPTSGTIDFNGRSLARMLPYRHVSRVFRRAVQFVGQDTTSTFDPRHSLLDSIIYPTQKLHRKRTKDAVADADALLGELGLDPALARRRPHQVSGGQRQRFALARALIVQPKLLVCDEVVSALDVSVQGSILNLLKDYCAKHEAGLVFVSHGLPATAFVADELVVMYHGRVVERGPSADVIARPTHEYTRSLLDAYRGLGDGGAATENRKVAS
- a CDS encoding ABC transporter ATP-binding protein, with product MTELHDSTPGAQLVVDGLTVRYGGPTGPAALDDVSFTLEQGSRVALVGESGSGKTTLALAIGGFLTTSTVDVQSGRFEFEGRALSARPSGPSPLPKRIPGIAMVFQDAMTSLDPTWTIGSQLRAVLRGNEKASRKALDARAAEWLRKVRLDDTDRVLAARPYELSGGMRQRVMMALALCGDPRLIIADEPTSALDASLARSTMDLLLELTEERGASLLLVSHDIQLCREFTERMLVMYHGRMVDNVDSDAADREAQHPYTKGLLRCVPTLDSVDSPRLPTLTDYFDPSTERAA